A genomic segment from Longimicrobium sp. encodes:
- a CDS encoding surface-adhesin E family protein: MRYAAFLLLLMSAPVAAQPAPSAPLADHFRFLVGSSERRFEDITGVDSLGPGVRSSTYLFPEARMARVETSPEGTRYVAVMDPEPPASLDRRAGSLVAELSRVLPGFTLLKDDTTGVARFVECRAGSGGTTLSVGSAGTGATRSLTISLLRPVARCPENTGPQPVPLSLPDSRWTRVAASADHVHAVDLGSVIPEGRYRLAWVRVTPRTAGGAGKPSYEHQFQRNRYSCPERRFETVHGANVAGGRVIWETGSNGRWTEPADSSVGASTVAAVCAAAPAGTFNGVGGAQDFPPAWVRGSAPPVPAPLPPLEPASRFTHVYSTLLGEQYLLDPQTVQAVDTLRYAWVKVVSRLSLTIENTPFDYSLNHFAFDCRRSRVRLGRVAYVRADSVVLQGYGVDEWTEMRSNPLVRRVCRARVPAPTSTPPLEDGPGAGVPKRGGAAAGAGPGGGADRGRSALRVAAAGLLASWLPARRATRVDPLVALRAD, from the coding sequence CGTCGCTTCGAGGACATCACCGGCGTCGATAGCCTGGGCCCGGGAGTCCGCTCCAGTACGTACCTCTTCCCGGAAGCCCGCATGGCGCGGGTCGAGACCTCGCCCGAGGGGACCCGCTACGTTGCCGTGATGGATCCCGAACCCCCGGCGTCTCTCGATCGCCGCGCCGGGTCTCTCGTTGCGGAGCTGTCGCGGGTACTGCCGGGGTTCACCCTCCTGAAGGACGATACCACGGGGGTGGCGCGCTTCGTCGAGTGCCGGGCGGGGTCCGGGGGCACGACGCTGTCGGTGGGGTCTGCCGGCACGGGTGCCACCCGTTCGCTGACCATCTCTCTGCTGCGCCCGGTGGCCCGGTGCCCGGAGAACACCGGGCCGCAGCCCGTGCCGCTGAGTCTGCCGGATAGCCGCTGGACCCGGGTGGCGGCGTCCGCGGATCACGTCCACGCGGTGGATCTAGGGTCCGTCATTCCGGAGGGCCGGTACCGGCTGGCATGGGTACGGGTCACGCCCCGCACCGCTGGCGGCGCGGGGAAGCCGTCGTACGAGCACCAGTTCCAGCGGAACCGCTATTCCTGTCCCGAGCGGCGGTTCGAGACGGTCCACGGCGCCAACGTGGCCGGCGGTCGGGTGATCTGGGAGACGGGCTCGAATGGACGCTGGACGGAGCCGGCAGATTCGAGCGTCGGTGCTTCCACCGTGGCGGCCGTCTGCGCGGCGGCGCCGGCGGGCACATTCAACGGCGTCGGGGGGGCGCAGGACTTCCCACCCGCCTGGGTCCGCGGCTCAGCCCCTCCCGTCCCGGCCCCGCTCCCGCCGCTGGAGCCGGCTTCCCGCTTCACTCACGTCTATTCGACCCTTCTGGGAGAGCAGTACCTGCTCGATCCACAGACCGTGCAGGCGGTGGATACGCTCCGCTATGCGTGGGTCAAGGTCGTATCCCGCCTCTCCCTGACGATCGAGAACACTCCCTTCGACTACTCCCTGAATCACTTCGCCTTCGACTGCCGGCGCTCTCGGGTGCGGCTGGGACGCGTCGCGTACGTCCGGGCGGACAGCGTCGTGCTTCAGGGCTACGGCGTGGACGAGTGGACCGAGATGCGGTCGAATCCGCTGGTGCGGCGGGTGTGCCGTGCTCGCGTCCCGGCGCCGACGAGCACCCCGCCTTTAGAGGATGGACCCGGAGCCGGGGTACCGAAGCGGGGCGGTGCTGCGGCTGGTGCTGGGCCAGGGGGCGGTGCTGATCGCGGTCGGAGTGCGCTCCGGGTGGCCGCCGCGGGGCTGCTGGCGAGCTGGCTCCCCGCGCGGCGGGCGACCCGGGTGGACCCCCTGGTGGCGTTGCGGGCGGATTGA